From a single Tepidisphaeraceae bacterium genomic region:
- the apaG gene encoding Co2+/Mg2+ efflux protein ApaG, which yields MTTRPTRTAMATPEMSDTTSDGIRVGATAYFLPERSEPDERRFVFGYTIVIANVGERAAQLVSRRWIIIDAAGRREQVEGPGVVGQTPKLAPGEAFKYQSFCPLKTDWGTMEGAYQMVRDDGEAFEAKIDRFFLRTDQAMMLPDEDDD from the coding sequence GTGACGACGAGACCCACCCGCACCGCCATGGCGACACCGGAGATGAGCGACACGACGAGCGACGGCATCCGCGTCGGGGCGACCGCGTACTTTTTGCCCGAGCGGTCCGAGCCGGACGAGCGGCGGTTCGTCTTCGGCTACACGATCGTCATCGCCAACGTCGGCGAGCGAGCGGCGCAGCTGGTGAGCAGGCGGTGGATCATCATCGACGCCGCCGGGCGGCGCGAGCAGGTGGAGGGGCCGGGCGTGGTCGGGCAGACGCCGAAGCTGGCGCCGGGGGAGGCGTTTAAGTACCAGTCCTTCTGCCCGCTGAAGACCGACTGGGGCACGATGGAAGGCGCCTACCAGATGGTGCGCGACGACGGCGAGGCATTTGAGGCGAAGATCGACCGCTTCTTCCTGCGCACCGACCAGGCGATGATGTTGCCGGACGAGGATGACGATTGA
- a CDS encoding H-X9-DG-CTERM domain-containing protein has protein sequence MKQQLITKRAAILTLIIIGFGLGALTLIGLINARGATEISANSGKEACNLRMRMIYSAILAHSRIVGDVLPANLEELVEGKYLESSFLYCPSDSARRRYRYVSAGKSLNSSPDTVIMTEELGNHSLAGGNVLFVDGHVEFWSSKKLLAIKGSGDKGGGGR, from the coding sequence TTGAAGCAACAACTGATCACCAAACGTGCTGCGATCCTGACTCTCATCATCATAGGCTTCGGATTAGGCGCGCTAACGTTGATCGGCTTGATTAACGCACGAGGTGCTACCGAGATATCAGCGAACTCGGGTAAGGAAGCGTGTAATCTTAGAATGCGAATGATTTATTCAGCGATCTTGGCACATTCTCGTATCGTGGGCGACGTGCTTCCAGCAAACTTGGAGGAGCTTGTCGAAGGAAAATATCTGGAATCATCGTTTCTATATTGTCCGTCCGATTCAGCTAGACGCCGATACCGTTACGTTAGCGCAGGGAAATCATTGAACTCATCGCCGGATACGGTCATTATGACAGAAGAACTCGGCAACCATTCTCTGGCTGGAGGAAACGTATTGTTTGTCGATGGCCATGTTGAATTCTGGTCATCCAAAAAATTATTGGCGATAAAGGGGTCGGGCGATAAAGGGGGCGGCGGGCGATAA
- a CDS encoding VOC family protein — protein sequence MNRPRLLISVMVAVPDAPAAVAWYKRALGAIELWNVGSVVGLDVAGAPFFVGQPEDNGWESPAKLGITTARIEVFCDEPDAFIDRAVAAGANGSADKIRDHATPWGPHRQGGFVDPFGHVWLVGDRSPLSPHPATASG from the coding sequence ATGAACAGGCCTCGCCTCCTTATCTCGGTCATGGTGGCGGTGCCTGATGCGCCGGCCGCCGTCGCTTGGTACAAGCGGGCGCTTGGAGCGATCGAGCTGTGGAACGTGGGCTCGGTGGTCGGACTGGACGTCGCCGGCGCCCCGTTCTTCGTCGGCCAGCCGGAGGACAACGGCTGGGAGAGCCCCGCCAAGCTCGGGATCACGACGGCTCGCATTGAGGTGTTCTGTGATGAGCCAGATGCGTTCATCGATCGGGCAGTCGCGGCCGGCGCAAACGGAAGTGCGGACAAGATCAGAGATCACGCGACGCCCTGGGGGCCCCACCGGCAGGGCGGATTTGTGGACCCGTTTGGGCACGTCTGGCTCGTCGGTGATCGATCCCCCTTGAGTCCTCATCCTGCAACAGCGTCCGGTTAG